From the genome of Rarobacter incanus, one region includes:
- a CDS encoding YihY/virulence factor BrkB family protein — protein sequence MKSAYERLTGWVAAVMAWWNSTRIGRALKRYGAAAGGLLAGGVAYSAAFSLFAGLVIGYTVLIRVVGGHIELRNRALGLVDQYVPGLVDTGNGGVLTPSQLLLEKGSAVATVIAGAVLLWSAISFMGGLRTAVQTVMHAEPVSENFLIAKAKDLGGYVILAVAVIVSAGVSIAIAAAQSWIQEHLGTAAGPGATAAGVLFGLLIDVAVFLYVLRVMGKYRGARRPLFASAVAVSAVVETLRILGTQVITGSISKNALLASFAVMITLLMLVNLLTQTVLYAAAWLSEDDSGRIADSAQATR from the coding sequence ATGAAGTCCGCCTACGAACGCCTCACCGGATGGGTTGCCGCCGTCATGGCGTGGTGGAACTCGACGCGAATCGGGCGCGCCCTCAAGCGCTACGGTGCCGCGGCCGGGGGCCTGCTTGCCGGGGGAGTTGCCTACTCCGCCGCGTTTTCACTGTTCGCCGGGCTCGTCATCGGCTACACCGTCCTCATACGCGTCGTCGGTGGGCATATCGAACTGCGAAACCGCGCCCTTGGGCTCGTCGACCAGTACGTTCCGGGGCTGGTGGATACTGGCAACGGCGGCGTGCTCACCCCCTCGCAACTTCTGCTAGAAAAGGGCAGCGCGGTGGCAACGGTCATCGCGGGCGCCGTGTTGCTCTGGAGCGCGATTTCGTTCATGGGCGGGCTGCGGACCGCGGTGCAAACCGTCATGCACGCCGAACCGGTCAGCGAGAATTTCTTGATCGCGAAGGCCAAGGATCTGGGCGGCTACGTCATACTCGCGGTGGCGGTCATTGTCAGCGCCGGCGTGAGCATCGCCATCGCGGCCGCGCAATCGTGGATACAGGAACACCTTGGTACCGCGGCTGGGCCGGGCGCAACCGCCGCAGGGGTCCTCTTCGGATTGCTGATCGACGTCGCCGTGTTCCTATACGTTTTGCGGGTGATGGGCAAATACCGGGGCGCGCGGCGCCCCCTGTTCGCCTCCGCGGTCGCAGTTTCGGCGGTGGTGGAGACACTTCGCATCCTGGGGACGCAAGTCATCACCGGATCGATCAGCAAGAATGCGCTGCTGGCCTCGTTCGCCGTCATGATCACGCTGCTGATGCTCGTGAATCTGCTCACGCAGACGGTGCTCTACGCGGCCGCCTGGCTCAGCGAGGACGAT
- a CDS encoding 2'-5' RNA ligase family protein, whose amino-acid sequence MGATAEPTDTVQIGVALAVPAPFAQELAAARESFGDTQARAIPPHITILGPTEVSSAELPGIHQHLRDMACQIDPFLVYLRSAGTFRPVSQVVFVQVAQGIAECEKLEALVRSGPLASPARFHYHPHVTVAHDVADSALNVAFADMGAYEASFVVNDVILYEHGADGIWRPMESFPLGSSFDDDFPTMQVAPSD is encoded by the coding sequence ATGGGTGCCACCGCGGAGCCGACGGACACCGTGCAGATCGGCGTGGCGCTTGCGGTACCCGCGCCGTTTGCGCAGGAGCTGGCGGCCGCGCGCGAATCGTTCGGGGACACGCAGGCCCGCGCCATCCCGCCCCACATCACGATTCTGGGACCAACCGAGGTATCTTCCGCCGAGTTGCCGGGCATCCACCAGCACCTGCGGGATATGGCATGCCAGATAGACCCTTTCCTTGTCTACCTGCGGTCGGCGGGGACGTTTCGCCCCGTGTCCCAAGTCGTGTTCGTCCAGGTTGCGCAGGGCATAGCGGAGTGCGAGAAGCTGGAAGCTCTGGTTAGGTCCGGTCCGCTGGCAAGTCCCGCTCGGTTCCACTACCACCCGCACGTCACGGTTGCCCACGACGTCGCCGACTCGGCGCTCAATGTCGCGTTCGCGGATATGGGAGCCTACGAGGCGAGCTTCGTGGTCAACGACGTCATTTTGTATGAGCACGGAGCGGACGGGATCTGGCGCCCCATGGAGTCATTCCCGCTGGGATCCTCGTTCGACGACGACTTCCCCACAATGCAGGTCGCACCCTCCGACTAG
- the trpS gene encoding tryptophan--tRNA ligase: protein MPEQSRPRILSGMQPTQDSLHLGNYVGAMTQWVALQDDYDAFYMLADLHALTVNPDPAALRARTRRTAAQYLAGGLDPNRATLFAQSHVPQHAELSWVLACQTGYGEAGRMTQFKDKSAKRGSEGTTVGLFTYPVLMAADILLYDAALVPVGEDQRQHLELTRNIAERVNSRFGADTFVVPEPHIVKSIAKIYDLQNPTAKMSKSVSASKGTIWLLDDPKKAAKAIRSAVTDAGNEIAYDPAEKPGISNLLSIYSSLTNRPIADIVAEYEGKQYGALKVALADIVVDFLIPFQARAREYLEDPAELDRILANGAARARRIAQVTLERVYDRVGLLAPVGLDQKGA from the coding sequence ATGCCTGAACAGTCACGACCCAGGATTCTCTCTGGGATGCAGCCCACGCAAGATTCACTGCACCTTGGAAACTACGTTGGTGCGATGACGCAGTGGGTGGCTCTGCAAGATGACTACGATGCCTTCTACATGCTTGCCGACCTGCATGCGCTGACGGTGAACCCGGACCCGGCCGCCCTGCGGGCGCGTACGCGGCGCACTGCGGCGCAGTACCTCGCTGGCGGGTTGGATCCCAACCGGGCGACGCTCTTTGCGCAGTCCCACGTTCCGCAGCACGCCGAACTGTCCTGGGTGCTTGCCTGCCAAACCGGATACGGTGAGGCTGGTCGCATGACGCAGTTCAAGGACAAGAGCGCCAAACGCGGCAGCGAGGGCACCACCGTTGGTTTGTTCACCTATCCGGTGCTGATGGCTGCCGATATTCTGCTCTACGACGCCGCCCTGGTTCCGGTGGGGGAGGACCAGCGCCAGCACTTGGAGCTGACGCGGAATATCGCGGAGCGGGTGAACTCAAGGTTCGGTGCGGACACTTTCGTTGTGCCGGAGCCGCACATCGTGAAGTCGATAGCAAAAATCTACGACCTGCAAAATCCCACGGCCAAGATGAGCAAGTCGGTTTCCGCTTCCAAGGGAACTATCTGGTTGCTCGATGACCCGAAGAAGGCCGCGAAGGCAATTCGGTCCGCGGTCACCGATGCCGGCAACGAGATAGCTTACGACCCCGCGGAAAAGCCGGGAATCTCGAATCTGCTTTCCATCTATTCCTCGCTCACCAACCGGCCCATCGCGGATATCGTGGCCGAATATGAGGGAAAACAATACGGGGCGCTCAAGGTGGCGCTCGCCGATATCGTGGTCGATTTCCTGATTCCTTTCCAGGCCAGGGCGCGTGAATACCTGGAGGATCCGGCAGAGCTGGACCGCATCTTGGCAAACGGAGCCGCCCGCGCTCGGCGAATTGCCCAGGTCACGCTCGAGCGCGTGTACGACAGGGTCGGACTCTTGGCGCCCGTCGGCCTAGACCAGAAGGGGGCTTAG
- a CDS encoding Sec-independent protein translocase TatB, whose protein sequence is MFGINGGEFLVLLVVVAIVVGPQRLPQYAEQLASLVKSLRGQLGSFKDEFSAAGSTDSDIDWSQLDPRKYDPRRIVREALTEPAQERSPAGEMGHEPRTAVRTAGGLLGPGELPPWDVDAT, encoded by the coding sequence GTGTTCGGAATAAACGGGGGTGAATTCCTAGTCCTGCTCGTGGTGGTGGCGATCGTGGTCGGACCGCAGCGCCTGCCGCAGTACGCCGAGCAGCTTGCATCCTTGGTCAAGAGCCTGCGCGGGCAGCTCGGTAGTTTCAAGGACGAGTTCTCCGCCGCCGGATCCACCGATTCCGATATCGATTGGTCCCAGCTTGATCCGCGCAAATACGACCCGCGTCGCATCGTCCGCGAGGCGCTGACCGAACCCGCGCAAGAGCGTTCGCCGGCCGGGGAGATGGGCCACGAGCCGCGCACGGCAGTGCGCACCGCGGGCGGTTTGCTCGGCCCGGGCGAGTTGCCCCCCTGGGACGTTGACGCGACCTGA
- a CDS encoding O-methyltransferase yields the protein MTDAPGIEAARERAGEYGMAAISRATGAVLRVIAAAMGARTVVEVGTGAGITAQYLLEAMPADGVVTTIDAEAEHQRQAKVALREAGIGVNRTRPILGRPLEVLPRLADAAYDIVVLSERPEMLAAYTDHVLRILRPGGAVIVLNALWHDAVADPARRDEPVVALRQVIRSLHDDERLFSAIVPVGAGILVGTKR from the coding sequence GTGACGGACGCCCCCGGCATCGAGGCCGCCCGCGAGCGCGCCGGAGAATACGGAATGGCCGCAATCAGCCGGGCCACGGGCGCCGTTTTGCGGGTCATCGCGGCGGCCATGGGTGCGCGGACCGTAGTTGAGGTGGGAACCGGAGCGGGAATCACCGCGCAGTATCTGCTCGAGGCGATGCCCGCCGATGGTGTTGTTACCACCATCGATGCCGAGGCGGAGCACCAGCGTCAGGCAAAGGTGGCGCTGCGGGAAGCCGGCATAGGGGTGAACCGCACGCGCCCTATCCTTGGCCGCCCCCTGGAGGTGCTTCCGCGCCTCGCGGATGCCGCTTACGACATCGTCGTTCTCAGCGAGCGCCCCGAGATGCTCGCCGCTTACACCGACCACGTCCTGCGGATCCTGCGGCCGGGCGGAGCGGTGATCGTGCTCAATGCCCTGTGGCACGATGCCGTCGCCGATCCGGCCCGCCGCGACGAGCCCGTCGTCGCGCTGCGCCAAGTCATTCGCTCCCTGCACGATGATGAGCGGTTGTTTTCCGCAATCGTGCCAGTGGGCGCAGGGATACTAGTGGGCACCAAGCGGTGA
- a CDS encoding leucyl aminopeptidase family protein: MRFQSRATPAASLYGNQPPEILLAPGTMQSTGLLSQPDVQAFVTVQPADGDDSVRPSRGATAASLRYGVDLADLGESLGITGRAGECEALTLPRVHGGRGAKLPWDGLTRRLGFLGLGSGRDDDLALAGAALAGAVRGNGTVVVDLGVPTSPGAFASFARGYLSALYRPWSAARSGFAPTGSEVPGVVLLCGKHALEPLERAITVQRNIARGVWIARSLGSAPANVVTPTAFAAACQSIGSEIGLDVEVRDEQWLAANGFGGVLAVGAGAATPPRFVTAHYRPGESDAPAASLAHVVLVGKGITFDSGGLSLKPRTTMPAMKTDMAGAATVLGAVVAAALNCAPVEVTAVMPLAENMPSGSALRPGDVLWMADGSSVEVANTDAEGRLVLADAIAWARTALSPNAIIDVATLTGAAKTALGTKMGALLSNDDDLANGVLASAGVAHEPMWRLPLHEGYRSSLRSPVADRCSTSTSAVSAGTITAALFIEHFVGEIPWVHLDVAGPARAKSPADWEAPDATGFGVATVANLLAAQLK; encoded by the coding sequence GTGCGGTTCCAATCGCGGGCCACGCCCGCTGCGAGCTTGTATGGGAATCAACCCCCGGAGATCCTGTTGGCTCCGGGCACCATGCAATCGACGGGGCTGCTATCGCAACCCGACGTGCAGGCCTTCGTCACCGTCCAACCCGCCGACGGCGACGATTCGGTGCGGCCTAGCCGCGGCGCGACGGCGGCATCGCTGCGCTACGGAGTCGATCTGGCGGATCTTGGCGAATCGCTGGGAATCACGGGGCGCGCGGGGGAATGCGAGGCCCTGACCCTGCCGCGCGTTCACGGCGGACGGGGGGCGAAGCTACCCTGGGACGGCCTGACCCGGCGGCTCGGTTTCCTTGGTCTGGGATCGGGGCGCGATGATGATCTTGCGCTCGCCGGGGCGGCTCTGGCCGGCGCGGTGAGAGGAAACGGCACGGTCGTGGTGGACCTGGGGGTCCCGACCAGCCCTGGCGCGTTCGCTAGCTTTGCCCGCGGTTACCTATCCGCGCTCTACCGTCCGTGGTCGGCAGCGCGGAGCGGCTTCGCCCCCACGGGCAGCGAGGTGCCCGGCGTCGTTTTGTTGTGCGGCAAGCACGCGCTTGAGCCGTTGGAACGCGCCATCACGGTGCAGCGCAACATTGCGCGCGGGGTGTGGATCGCGCGATCCCTCGGAAGTGCTCCCGCCAACGTCGTGACGCCAACGGCCTTCGCCGCCGCCTGCCAGAGCATCGGCAGCGAGATTGGCCTGGACGTGGAGGTGCGGGACGAGCAGTGGCTTGCCGCAAACGGATTCGGTGGGGTGCTGGCCGTCGGTGCTGGCGCCGCAACGCCCCCGCGGTTCGTGACGGCCCATTATCGGCCCGGCGAATCCGACGCTCCGGCCGCATCCCTTGCGCATGTGGTCCTTGTGGGCAAGGGGATCACCTTCGATTCGGGTGGCTTGAGCCTCAAACCGCGCACGACCATGCCCGCGATGAAGACCGACATGGCGGGAGCGGCGACCGTGCTGGGCGCGGTGGTTGCAGCGGCTCTCAACTGCGCACCCGTCGAGGTTACCGCCGTGATGCCTTTGGCGGAGAACATGCCGTCGGGTTCCGCGCTGCGGCCCGGAGATGTACTTTGGATGGCGGATGGTTCGAGTGTCGAGGTCGCGAATACGGACGCCGAGGGCCGTTTGGTGCTGGCCGATGCCATTGCCTGGGCGCGCACGGCGCTGTCGCCGAACGCGATAATAGACGTTGCCACGCTGACGGGGGCCGCAAAAACTGCGCTCGGTACCAAGATGGGTGCACTGCTGTCGAACGATGACGACCTGGCAAATGGCGTCCTCGCATCCGCGGGGGTGGCACACGAACCGATGTGGCGTTTGCCCCTGCACGAGGGCTATCGCAGTTCGCTGCGGTCGCCGGTCGCTGACCGCTGTTCGACAAGCACCTCGGCGGTGAGCGCAGGCACCATCACGGCGGCTTTGTTCATTGAGCATTTCGTGGGGGAAATCCCGTGGGTTCACCTCGATGTCGCCGGGCCCGCCCGCGCAAAGAGCCCCGCGGACTGGGAGGCCCCGGACGCTACCGGCTTCGGGGTCGCCACCGTCGCGAACCTGCTTGCCGCGCAGCTGAAGTAG
- a CDS encoding DUF3117 domain-containing protein encodes MAAMKPRTGEGPMEVVKEGRSLVMKIPAEGGGRLVIEMNADEATALKAALEGVVQ; translated from the coding sequence ATGGCGGCAATGAAGCCACGAACCGGCGAGGGGCCGATGGAGGTTGTCAAGGAGGGACGCAGCCTCGTTATGAAGATCCCGGCCGAGGGCGGCGGAAGGCTCGTCATTGAAATGAATGCCGACGAGGCCACCGCGCTGAAGGCCGCACTTGAGGGTGTCGTCCAGTAG
- a CDS encoding TIGR00730 family Rossman fold protein, which translates to MSSDATTGQEGGYRKGPILLRGEQVPLTTSDERLLSTSESADWLHGDPWRVLRIQSEFVEGFGALAELGPAISVFGSARTSRDHWDYRAAEEIGRRLVDSGYAVITGGGPGVMEAANRGASLAGGTSVGLGIELPFEQGMNEYVNLGVHFRYFFARKTMFVKYASGFVVLPGGFGTLDELFEALTLVQTRKVGAFPIVLVDSAYWGGLLDWLRTSLVERGTIKASDVDLFTVVDDPEQAVEFLLSARDAANGLE; encoded by the coding sequence ATGAGTAGCGATGCCACGACCGGCCAAGAGGGTGGATACCGAAAGGGCCCGATTCTGCTGAGGGGAGAGCAGGTTCCGCTGACGACTAGCGACGAACGGCTCCTGAGCACCAGCGAATCGGCCGATTGGCTGCACGGCGACCCGTGGAGGGTCCTGCGAATTCAATCCGAATTTGTCGAGGGTTTCGGGGCGCTGGCGGAACTCGGCCCCGCAATTTCTGTCTTCGGTTCCGCCCGCACTAGCCGCGATCACTGGGACTACCGCGCGGCGGAGGAAATCGGACGCAGGCTGGTCGATTCGGGGTACGCGGTCATAACCGGTGGCGGACCCGGCGTGATGGAGGCCGCCAACAGGGGCGCTTCGTTGGCGGGTGGCACCTCGGTGGGGCTGGGCATCGAGCTGCCCTTCGAACAGGGCATGAACGAGTACGTCAACCTGGGAGTCCACTTCCGGTATTTCTTCGCTCGCAAGACGATGTTCGTCAAGTACGCCAGCGGCTTCGTTGTGCTCCCCGGCGGCTTTGGGACCCTGGACGAGCTGTTCGAGGCCCTCACCCTCGTGCAGACGCGCAAGGTTGGCGCTTTCCCGATCGTTTTGGTCGATTCCGCGTACTGGGGTGGCCTGCTCGACTGGCTGCGAACCTCGCTGGTTGAGCGGGGGACAATTAAGGCTTCGGACGTCGATCTATTCACCGTTGTCGACGACCCGGAACAGGCCGTGGAGTTCCTCCTTTCAGCACGTGATGCGGCTAATGGACTAGAATAG
- the dapE gene encoding succinyl-diaminopimelate desuccinylase, which produces MPSLDLTRGSSGLTALVRALCDTRSVSGDERELADAVEDALRALPADRVVVTRLGNNIIARTNGAGARRVILAGHLDTVPVADNLPTREIEEGGETMIWGRGTVDMKAGLAVMMQVFADIVSASERPLHELTLVAYDNEEVASELNGLGHLVAEYPELLAGDFAVLGEPSAGGIEGGCNGTVRVHVMVPGVAAHSARAWMGVNAIHGAAEVLNRLRDYKPATICVDGLDYRESLNAVKIVGGIAGNVIPDACTVTVNYRFAPSMPAAQAIAFLRDFFSPYEVQVDDEADGARPGLDAPIAREFVDAVGAATGKGAVAKVGWTDVARFSVLGVPAVNFGPGDPTLAHHDQERVSVRQVIDCYAALHSWLTNAADFTR; this is translated from the coding sequence ATGCCAAGTCTAGATTTGACGCGGGGTTCCAGTGGCCTCACCGCCCTGGTGCGTGCCCTGTGCGACACGCGATCGGTGAGCGGCGACGAGCGTGAGTTGGCCGACGCGGTCGAGGACGCGCTGCGTGCCCTGCCCGCGGACCGGGTCGTGGTGACGCGCCTGGGCAACAACATCATCGCTAGGACCAATGGGGCTGGGGCGCGCCGAGTTATCTTGGCGGGGCACCTGGACACGGTGCCCGTCGCGGACAATCTGCCCACTCGCGAGATTGAGGAGGGCGGTGAGACGATGATTTGGGGCCGAGGCACGGTCGATATGAAGGCCGGGCTGGCCGTGATGATGCAGGTTTTCGCCGACATCGTATCCGCGAGTGAACGCCCGTTGCACGAGCTGACGCTCGTGGCGTACGACAACGAAGAGGTCGCGTCGGAACTGAACGGCCTGGGCCACCTGGTGGCCGAGTACCCGGAACTGCTTGCGGGCGATTTCGCGGTGCTGGGGGAGCCTTCGGCCGGGGGCATCGAAGGCGGATGCAACGGAACCGTCCGGGTCCACGTCATGGTCCCCGGCGTCGCGGCGCATTCGGCGCGCGCATGGATGGGGGTGAACGCGATCCATGGGGCGGCCGAGGTTCTCAATCGGCTGCGCGACTACAAGCCAGCAACCATCTGCGTGGACGGGCTCGACTATCGCGAGTCCCTCAACGCGGTAAAGATCGTGGGTGGCATCGCCGGAAACGTCATTCCGGATGCGTGCACCGTGACCGTCAATTACAGGTTTGCTCCGTCGATGCCGGCAGCGCAGGCCATCGCCTTCCTGCGTGATTTCTTTTCCCCCTACGAGGTGCAGGTGGACGACGAGGCCGACGGCGCGCGCCCCGGACTCGACGCGCCAATCGCGCGCGAATTCGTCGACGCCGTCGGCGCGGCAACCGGCAAGGGTGCCGTCGCGAAGGTCGGATGGACGGATGTGGCACGGTTCAGCGTCCTCGGCGTTCCGGCCGTCAACTTCGGGCCGGGGGATCCGACCCTTGCGCACCACGACCAGGAACGCGTGAGCGTTCGGCAAGTCATCGACTGTTACGCGGCGCTTCACTCGTGGCTAACGAACGCGGCAGATTTCACGCGCTAG
- the dapD gene encoding 2,3,4,5-tetrahydropyridine-2,6-dicarboxylate N-succinyltransferase, translating to MSVTSANDSTSTGSAWAFGLASVDITGATLDVWYPKPQLGEPLAGATAADAPQALHDLATTDDARRVATRVVLTHIDLAAPPANAADAYLRLHLLSHRLIKPHGQNLDGIFGVLTNVVWTSAGPASVHGFEETRLRLRPRGPVTVYGIDKFPRMVDYVIPDGVRIADADRVRLGAYLAAGTTVMHEGFVNFNAGTLGASMVEGRISAGVTVGDGSDVGGGASIMGTLSGGGKQTITIGQRSLLGANAGLGISLGNDCIVEAGLYITAGTKVTFAGGERAGTTAKALELSGKDNLLFRRNSLTGGVEVVERAGVGIELNAALHANV from the coding sequence ATGTCTGTCACTTCCGCAAATGACTCAACTTCGACCGGATCCGCGTGGGCTTTCGGGTTGGCCTCCGTCGACATAACGGGCGCCACTTTGGATGTCTGGTACCCAAAGCCACAACTCGGCGAACCCCTGGCGGGGGCCACGGCCGCGGATGCCCCCCAGGCACTCCACGATCTGGCCACGACCGACGATGCCCGCCGCGTCGCCACGCGCGTCGTCTTGACCCACATCGACCTCGCGGCCCCGCCCGCCAATGCGGCGGACGCCTACCTGCGGCTGCACCTCCTGTCGCACCGATTGATCAAACCCCACGGACAGAACCTGGACGGCATCTTTGGGGTGCTCACCAACGTCGTGTGGACAAGCGCGGGACCGGCATCGGTCCACGGTTTCGAAGAAACGCGCCTGCGGCTGCGCCCGCGCGGCCCCGTCACGGTGTACGGCATCGACAAGTTCCCCCGCATGGTCGACTACGTGATTCCCGACGGCGTGCGCATCGCCGATGCGGATCGCGTGCGTCTCGGCGCCTACCTGGCCGCCGGCACGACCGTGATGCACGAGGGATTCGTCAACTTCAATGCGGGCACCCTCGGGGCATCGATGGTAGAGGGACGAATCTCGGCCGGAGTCACGGTCGGAGACGGTTCGGACGTGGGCGGCGGCGCCTCGATCATGGGCACCCTGTCCGGAGGCGGCAAGCAAACGATCACGATCGGGCAACGGTCGCTGCTCGGCGCCAACGCGGGGCTGGGGATCAGCCTCGGCAACGACTGCATCGTTGAGGCGGGGCTGTACATTACCGCCGGCACCAAGGTCACGTTCGCGGGTGGTGAGCGCGCAGGCACAACCGCCAAGGCGCTCGAGCTCTCAGGCAAGGACAATCTGCTATTCCGCCGCAACTCGCTGACGGGCGGCGTCGAGGTGGTGGAGCGCGCTGGCGTCGGCATTGAACTCAATGCCGCGCTCCACGCAAACGTGTGA
- a CDS encoding citrate synthase: MKEHARTVTVTTSSAAVDLPVQPATEGNDGIVVADLMNKTGYVTYDPGFMNTAQCESKITFIDGNEGVLLYRGYPIDQLAKNSSFLEVAYLLIHGELPTESERDGFIERVNRHTLVHEDFRTFMGTFPRTSHPMAVMSSAVSALATFYPESLDPFDEDTVELATVLLLAKARTITSYLHRRRVGEPLLYPDYSRGYVEDFLRMTFAVPYEQYDANPILVEALDKLLILHADHEQNCSASVVRITGSAHANLYASVSAGISALSGPLHGGANEAVLKMLTAIRDSDDDVKTFIKRVKAKEEGVRLMGFGHRVYKNYDPRAAIVKGRAHAVLSTLGIDDPLLEIAMELEEIALSDDYFAERRLYPNVDFYTGIIYKAMGFEPAMFTPLFALGRMPGWIAQWREMMRDPKSKIGRPRQIYTGATTRDYVDIGER, from the coding sequence GTGAAGGAACACGCACGCACGGTGACAGTAACGACGTCAAGCGCCGCCGTAGATCTACCCGTTCAGCCTGCCACCGAGGGCAACGACGGAATTGTCGTCGCCGACTTGATGAATAAGACCGGGTACGTTACATACGATCCGGGCTTCATGAACACCGCGCAGTGCGAGTCAAAGATCACCTTCATTGACGGCAACGAGGGTGTACTGCTCTACCGCGGGTATCCGATCGATCAGTTGGCGAAGAACTCGTCCTTCCTGGAGGTTGCGTACCTGCTCATTCACGGCGAACTCCCGACCGAGTCGGAGCGCGATGGGTTCATCGAGCGGGTCAACCGGCACACGCTGGTGCACGAGGATTTTAGGACGTTCATGGGGACGTTCCCGCGCACCAGTCACCCCATGGCGGTCATGTCATCGGCCGTGAGCGCCCTGGCAACGTTCTATCCGGAATCGCTTGACCCGTTCGACGAGGACACCGTCGAACTGGCGACCGTGCTGCTGCTCGCGAAGGCGCGGACGATCACCTCGTACTTGCACCGGCGGCGCGTCGGGGAACCCTTGCTGTACCCCGACTATTCAAGGGGCTACGTCGAGGACTTCCTGCGCATGACCTTCGCGGTGCCCTACGAGCAGTACGACGCGAATCCCATTTTGGTCGAGGCCCTCGATAAGTTGCTGATTTTGCACGCCGACCACGAGCAAAACTGCTCGGCGTCGGTGGTCCGCATCACCGGGTCGGCGCACGCCAACCTCTATGCCTCAGTCTCCGCCGGAATCAGCGCGCTTTCGGGGCCGCTGCACGGTGGCGCCAACGAGGCGGTGTTGAAGATGCTGACCGCGATTCGCGATTCGGATGACGACGTCAAGACGTTCATCAAGCGAGTGAAGGCGAAGGAAGAAGGCGTGCGCCTGATGGGATTCGGGCACCGCGTCTATAAGAATTATGACCCGCGCGCCGCCATCGTCAAGGGCAGGGCGCACGCGGTCCTATCGACGCTGGGAATCGACGATCCGTTGCTCGAAATCGCGATGGAACTCGAGGAGATCGCCCTGAGCGATGATTACTTCGCGGAGCGCCGGCTCTACCCGAATGTCGACTTTTACACCGGCATCATTTACAAAGCGATGGGCTTCGAGCCCGCGATGTTCACCCCGCTTTTCGCGCTCGGGCGCATGCCGGGCTGGATCGCTCAGTGGCGCGAAATGATGAGGGATCCCAAGAGCAAAATCGGCCGCCCCCGGCAGATCTACACCGGCGCAACCACGCGCGACTACGTGGATATCGGCGAACGCTGA
- the dapC gene encoding succinyldiaminopimelate transaminase, whose product MGFESFTEDYPWDQMASYRQIAAGHPGGAIDLSIGTPVDDTPQVVQEALREAANAPGYPLTVGTAALRQAVVDWFGRRRGATGLGAEQVLPTIGSKELVGLLPSLLGLGAGDTVVFPEVAYPTYRVGALLAGAHPLATNEIGDWEADPSVRLVWINSPGNPTGSVLSVAHLRRVVQAARKRGAVVVSDECYAELNWCDVGTTTPSILDDAVCDGDRTGLLAAYSLSKQSNIAGYRAAFVAGDSRVIGDLVRLRRHLGMIVPAPVQHAMTVALGDDDHVRVQRATYKRRRDLLVSACAEADLEICDSQAGLYLWVRDGRSRLDGWGLIEALARAGIVAGPGAFYGEGGRRNVRISLTATDGQIAAAAQRIAALRKR is encoded by the coding sequence GTGGGCTTCGAATCGTTCACCGAAGACTACCCGTGGGACCAAATGGCGTCCTACAGGCAGATCGCCGCGGGGCATCCGGGTGGGGCGATCGACCTATCGATCGGGACGCCGGTCGACGACACCCCGCAGGTGGTGCAGGAAGCGCTGCGGGAGGCGGCGAATGCGCCCGGGTACCCGCTTACCGTCGGGACCGCGGCGCTGCGGCAGGCGGTCGTCGATTGGTTTGGTCGGCGCCGCGGCGCAACCGGCCTGGGCGCCGAACAGGTTCTGCCGACAATCGGTTCCAAGGAACTGGTGGGGTTGCTGCCGTCGTTGCTGGGGCTAGGCGCCGGCGACACGGTGGTATTCCCCGAGGTTGCCTACCCCACCTACCGGGTTGGGGCGCTGCTGGCCGGGGCCCACCCGCTGGCCACCAACGAGATTGGCGACTGGGAGGCGGACCCGTCGGTGCGCCTAGTCTGGATCAATTCACCGGGCAATCCCACCGGCAGCGTGCTCAGCGTTGCCCACCTGCGCCGGGTTGTCCAGGCGGCCCGCAAGCGCGGGGCTGTCGTGGTCAGCGACGAGTGTTACGCCGAACTGAACTGGTGCGACGTCGGAACCACGACCCCCTCGATCCTCGACGATGCCGTGTGCGACGGCGACCGGACCGGCCTGCTCGCCGCATACTCCCTGTCGAAGCAGTCGAACATTGCCGGGTATCGCGCGGCGTTCGTGGCAGGAGATTCCCGGGTGATCGGCGACCTGGTTCGCCTGCGCCGCCACCTCGGCATGATCGTTCCGGCGCCGGTGCAGCACGCGATGACGGTTGCCTTAGGCGATGACGATCATGTACGAGTCCAGCGCGCCACCTATAAGCGCCGCCGTGACCTGCTCGTTTCCGCGTGCGCCGAGGCGGACCTCGAGATCTGTGATTCCCAGGCGGGTCTTTACCTGTGGGTTCGAGATGGCCGCAGCAGGCTGGACGGCTGGGGGCTCATCGAGGCGTTGGCGCGCGCGGGGATCGTCGCCGGACCTGGGGCGTTCTATGGCGAGGGCGGGCGGCGCAACGTGCGCATCTCCCTGACCGCGACCGATGGGCAGATTGCGGCGGCGGCGCAGCGAATAGCGGCGCTGCGCAAAAGATGA